Proteins co-encoded in one Podospora pseudoanserina strain CBS 124.78 chromosome 7 map unlocalized CBS124.78p_7, whole genome shotgun sequence genomic window:
- a CDS encoding uncharacterized protein (COG:C; EggNog:ENOG503P068) — MPRASKLLPSLGHASSGAAGTVISTLLTYPLDLVNTRLKVQRQLRLDDSLSEDECYRSVFDAFVKIYDTEGGIPAFFAGLSADVLKSAADSFLFFLFYTWFRARRLVGRHPDLPYLRVVEELAVGAAAGACAKLFTTPVSNVVTRRQTASLLDRSPPSSPTRKQQTQEGFWEVLREIQAEKGGVFGLWAGYSASLVLTLNPSLTFFLQAILKRVLVDRKKWDDPGSGITFLLAAMSKVGATAVTYPFQIGKARLQMGHKSSKGEGEKEKRGGIFNTVASIRREEGVRALYDGIGGELLKGFFNHGTTMLTKDVVHGVIIKLYYIVAGFLVQWPALKRILVGRMRKRNEKGGWQLVGRGVLADLVKGGRIGASMMR, encoded by the exons ATGCCACGAGCAtccaaactcctcccctccctagGCCACGCCTCCTCCGGCGCGGCCGGCACAGTaatctccaccctcctcacctacCCCCTCGACCTAGTCAACACCCGCCTCAAAGTCCAGCGCCAGCTCCGCCTCGACGACTCCCTCTCCGAAGACGAGTGTTACCGCTCCGTCTTTGACGCCTTTGTCAAGATCTACGACACCGAAGGCGGGATCCCGGCATTCTTTGCCGGTTTGAGCGCCGATGTTCTCAAATCAGCGGCGGATTCATTTctgttctttttgttttatACC TGGTTCCGCGCGCGACGCCTCGTTGGCCGACATCCGGATCTGCCATATCTAAGAGTtgtcgaggagctggcggtgggAGCTGCAGCGGGGGCTTGCGCAAAGTTGTTCACCACCCCGGTGAGCAACGTTGTCACACGGAGGCAGACGGCGTCGTTGCTGGATAGgtcgccgccttcctcacctACACGGAAACAACAAACGCAAGAAGGGTTTTGGGAGGTGCTGAGGGAAATTcaggctgagaaggggggtgtttttGGACTGTGGGCTGGGTATTCAGCATCTTTGGTCTTGACGCTCAACCCGAGCTTGACATTCTTCTTGCAGGCGATACTGAAGAGGGTGTTGGTCGACAGAAAGAAGTGGGACGATCCGGGGAGCGGGATCACCTTTTTGCTGGCGGCGATGAGCAAAGTTGGCGCTACTGCTGTTACCTACCCGTTTCAGATTGGAAAGGCGAGGCTGCAGATGGGGCATAAGAGTAGTAAGGGTGAGGgtgaaaaggagaagaggggtggGATCTTCAATACTGTGGCGAGTATAcgaagggaggagggggtcaGGGCGTTGTATGATGGGATTGGAGGCGAGTTGTTGAAGGGTTTCTTTAACCACGGGACGACAATGCTGACGAAAGATGTGGTGCATGGGGTTATTATTAAGCTGTATTACATCGTGGCTGGGTTCTTGGTGCAATGGCCTGCTTTGAAGAGGATATTagtggggaggatgaggaagagaaaTGAGAAAGGGGGCTGGCAActggttgggaggggagtgcTGGCGGATCTGGTAAAAGGCGGGAGAATTGGGGCATCGATGATGAGGTGA
- a CDS encoding uncharacterized protein (EggNog:ENOG503NYKN; COG:A) produces the protein MAHSKRNTTRPIFTSHERAMARAAWGDSTARLGRDSFLPFASCWLCLEPAIDPVACTNGDLFCRECALSNILAQKKEIKRNEKAREQEDKEALEEQARADAEAEARAIREFELTQAGLSLKPATRADGRKSSMSTSTPMEKPPPEATPSESNGTPDPTAKTGEKRKFALDEDELARIASEERAKARKAIDSEKAAKPTLPSFWSPFVTPSSNKNNTLHEVKRKTKTQPTCPSSSQDHPHYYSLHTLVSVHFTEETDSSTKKTTRICPACKKGLTNSSRATLAKPCGHVLCKSCVDQFMKPSSSKSSEPVLCYVCEANLTESKPSKKEKEGKEKEKVRPGLVELRREGTGFSAGGANTVKKDTVTFTV, from the exons ATGGCACACA GCAAAAGAAACACCACCCGCCCAATCTTCACCTCCCACGAGCGGGCCATGGCTCGCGCGGCCTGGGGTGATTCCACCGCCCGTCTCGGCCGCGACTCCTTCCTCCCGTTTGCCTCTTGCTGGCTATGTCTAGAGCCCGCCATCGATCCAGTCGCATGCACCAATGGCGACTTATTCTGCCGCGAATGCGCCCTGAGCAACATCCTCgcccaaaagaaagaaatcaAACGCAATGAAAAGGCCCGAGAACAGGAAGACAAGGAGGCTCTAGAGGAGCAGGCGCGTGCCGATGCCGAGGCTGAGGCGAGAGCAATTCGGGAGTTTGAGTTGACACAGGCCGGGCTGAGTCTCAAGCCTGCTACTCGAGCCGATGGGAGGAAGTCGTCgatgtcaacatcaacaccaatgGAGAAACCGCCACCTGAGGCAACACCATCGGAATCAAACGGGACACCTGATCCTACTGCGAAAACGGGCGAGAAACGCAAGTTTGCCCTTGACGAGGACGAATTAGCACGTATTGCATCCGAGGAAAGAGCCAAGGCAAGAAAGGCGATTGACAGTGAAAAG GCCGCAAAACCAACACTGCCCTCCTTCTGGTCCCCATTCGTaacgccctcctccaacaaaaacaacaccctccacgAAGTCAAGAGGAagaccaaaacccaaccaactTGTCCCTCGAGCTCACAAGACCACCCCCACTATTACTCCCTCCACACTCTCGTATCAGTCCACTTCACTGAAGAAACcgactcctccaccaaaaagACAACAAGAATATGTCCCGCCTGTAAAAAGGGCCTGACCAACTCATCCAGAGCCACTCTCGCAAAGCCATGCGGCCACGTCCTTTGCAAGAGCTGCGTCGACCAGTTCATGaagccttcctcctccaagtcaTCAGAACCGGTCTTGTGTTATGTCTGTGAAGCTAACCTGACAGAGTCCAAACCCagcaagaaagagaaggagggcaaagagaaagaaaaagtacGTCCCGGCCTCGTCGAGCTACGCAGAGAAGGTACTGGCTTTTCTGCGGGAGGAGCCAACACGGTCAAAAAGGACACTGTAACTTTTACCGTGTAG